In the genome of Coregonus clupeaformis isolate EN_2021a chromosome 1, ASM2061545v1, whole genome shotgun sequence, one region contains:
- the LOC121584136 gene encoding MORN repeat-containing protein 4-like encodes MTLTRGSFTYRTGEEYHGDWKEGRRHGMGQLKFSDGTCYTGQFENGLFHGSGVLLFPEGSRYEGEFSQGKFQGAGVFSRFDGMKFEGEFKSGCVEGYGLLTFPNGNHGVPRNEGLFENHKLQKRENCPGVVQRAQGAASTARSLAL; translated from the exons ATGACTCTGACGAGAGGGTCGTTCACCTACAGAACTGGGGAGGAGTACCATGGGGACTGGAAAGAAG GTCGGAGACATGGAATGGGCCAGCTAAAGTTCTCAGATGGAACCTGCTACACAGGACAGTTTGAGAACGGACTGTTCCATGGCTCGGGGGTGCTCCTCTTCCCAGAGGGATCCAG GTATGAAGGTGAGTTTTCCCAGGGGAAGTTCCAGGGAGCCGGGGTCTTCAGTCGCTTTGATGGGATGAAGTTTGAAGGAGAGTTCAAGAGTGGTTGTGTGGAGGGATATG ggttACTGACGTTTCCAAATGGGAACCATGGTGTGCCACGTAACGAGGGCCTGTTTGAGAACCATAAGCTGCAGAAGAGGGAGAACTGCCCAGGGGTGGTTCAGCGGGCACAAGGAGCCGCCTCCACCGCCCGCAGTCTTGCTCTATGA